Part of the Citrus sinensis cultivar Valencia sweet orange chromosome 2, DVS_A1.0, whole genome shotgun sequence genome, TTTGTGGCAATTGTCCAACACTAGGTAGTTGATTGAAAgagttgaaaattttcattttgattatgtTGCTGCTGTTAAAAGATATATGTGGGATCAATTGGTGAGAAGAATCTGTTTCTGAACCAAGACACAACGTTTTAAGTCCCAGTGATTTCCGATTGCTTTGGGTcgaaattttcaaattagatTCACTTACAGATTTAGTTCTGGGTTTTGCTTGAATATATCAAGTTTAGTTTCTGCACGCTTTGTTTCCTATCTTTTGTTGTCCCTTAAATGAAGAACAAGCTTTGCGATATCAATagagtttcttttcttctgtttttgcAATTCTAATTTCTAACTGTGGATATTTTTTGGTTGAAGAAAATATGAGTTGATTACGTGACGATGGGCAGTCCGCACGGATGCCAAATATGCATTTTTCTCTATGTATTTGCTTAATTGTTTTCATTTCGTATGATTGTTTTCTAATTACCAATTTTGTGTTATCcttgttctttttctctttggtTGGTAATGCCATGCACATTTTTTAGTCTGCCATGAATTATCTCATTCTGTTCTTTCCCCACTATTTATCAGAAACAAAGTCAAGATAGCAACAGCCGGCGCCATCCCCCCACTTGTGGAGCTTCTTAAGTTCCAAAATGGTACGTTGAGGGAATTAGCCGCAGCCGCGATCTTAACTCTCTCAGCTGCTGCACCCAATAAGCCAGCCATTGCTGCTTCTGGAGCTGCACCTCTTCTGGTACAGATTCTCCACTCTGGAAGTGTTCAGGGAAGAGTTGATGCTGTTACAGCCCTACACTATCTCTCCACCTGTAAAGAGAATTCCAGTCCAATTGTAGATGCTACAGCGGTTCCCCCTTTAATCAATCTTCTGAAAGATTGCAAGAAATATTCAAAGTTTGCTGAGAAGGCTACAGCATTGCTTGAAATCCTTTCCAGCTCAGAAGAAGGGCGAATTGCAATCACAAATTCAGATGGTGGGATATTAACCCTTGTAGAGACTGTTGAAGATGGATCACTTGTCAGCACACAACATGCAGTTGGAGCGCTTCTTTCTTTATGCCAGAGCTGTCGGGATAAGTACAGACAACTCATTCTCAAAGAAGGTGCAATCCCAGGGCTTCTGCGACTGACGGTAGAGGGTACCTTTGAAGCTCAAGAAAGAGCTCGGACACTTCTAGACTTGCTGAGAGACACTCCACAAGAAAAGAGATTGAGTTCCTCAGTTTTGGAGAAAATTGTTTACGACATAGCTGCACGGGTTGATGGAGCAGATAAAGCTGCTGAAACCGCCAAGAGATTATTACAGGACATGGTACAAAGAAGTATGGAGCTGAGTATGACACGGATCCAACAAAGAGCTGCATCTTCTGCACCCTCTAAGATTCCATCTGCGTAAACAAGAAAATGGCTGCAAGTTTTCATCGTATATACCTTGTGCTGGCAGTTAAACCTCATGTACTCTTTCTGGATCACCATCCAAGAGAGTTGTTGAAGTAGATTTCATTAGAATGCCTACCCATCCATAGGAGGTAATATTGTCTCCTCATAGTGGGGTCTTGTATAGCTTACCCTTGATCATGTTTGTATAAAAATCACTTCCAAGTTTTATACTAGTACATTTTCCCTGATCACAAATTTTGTAGGCAAAGCAGCACTTGTAAGGTTGTAAGGGCCACACACATTATTCAGATTTTGTGGACTTTGTTAAGAGCTGATATTAACGTCCAGTTTCAAGATGTGTTACTGGTCAATTGATATCATCTTTCATTTTGGGAATACACGAGggaaattggaaaaaaatagcCCTTCTGTTACATGAATTTCTTGTTGAAAAGTAATTTGTtgtgatattaaaaaaaaaaaaaaaaaaaaaaaaaacctttgtGTTTGTGCCTCTTATGGATATCATTAAATCAACTTTACCCAAAGAAGCAAATGAGGATCTCAAACAGAGACCAGAGCCGGGGTGGGGGGGTCCCTCGTTCACTGTTGGACCATTTCTTGCCggtcattatttattattattgaccCTAAAAGCAAGTAACTTTTGGACCATTTTACTTTACATGAGTCATGACCTGATTAATCTGCAAGTAAAAAGAAACTTCCGTGATGGAAAAGGTAGAAGAATACACTGAAAAGGGCTTCCCCTTCCTTGCATTGGAAAACTGTTTGTTCATCAGTTGTTATGATGATTGAGATTTGAGACTTCACCCAAAGCTATTTCAAgtgattaaattataaagcatCCTTCAAATTTTCCCCTAAAATCAGATACCATAGCAATAAAATACGTTATCCACCGacaatagaataaaaataaaaatgaagtgtTAAACCAAGATTatgtttctttaaaaattaatggcaCATCAGATACATTCTACAAGCTCTTTACAgtttaaaacaacaaaattaccCACACTCCTGAGGCAtgtaatgaaaaatttgttaaaaattatatgtaagTTAAGAGTTAGATGTTGAAGTTCGGGTCCAAATGTTGGTCGGTAGTGGATACCATTCGATTTGATTTGGTAGGCTAAGAACGAACCAAACTTAAACTAATTGGTTcataattttgagaataaaaaacaaaccaaaCACTAGAAtcgaattaaattaaactaaattaattctGTTTGGTTCGGTTCTATGGTTtagttagattttattttgtttgatttgagtaattttatCATGTATATTCAATAGAAAGATACAATAGCAATGTCCTATTACTATAATAATACTTTTGAGtctataaatttacaaataaaaaacaatataagAAAATCTAACAACAAATCTAGAAATCTActataaattacaaaagaaagtTCATGGTTCTGTTGCATACAAGCACTTTTCCAATCACTACTTTTTGATCCTTTAACTTGTACATCAATATTACCTATCTTATCTTCTAAAGTGAGATATTAGTCAAGCACCAAcggttaaataaaataacatagagTATATGTTGTTACATTGATAATCATatgtattaaataagaaataaaagtaTCACTTTGAGTATCTAAATGTTCTTTATGTTGagccaaaattaaaatagtccCCAATTGTTAATTCATGAAATTCGATGTGAACGAAAGTTAAACAAATCTAAATTATACTAGctattttgaaataaacttaaaattaaattttataggaCATAACTTTTGAAAGTTGATCCACAAACTCatctttttgaattaattaattaaggtttattattgtatatatatatatataaaaaaaaaaagaccacAATCAATTTTGTCTCAATGTCATTGCTTCAACTATGTTAGGAGTCAAAATGTCTATATGGATCTAGTCTAAGCTaggattttcaatttttaatttttttcataaattctgtttttaattttttcgtGAACCGCTTAATTCAGCGGTTTGGTTCGATTTTAAACCGAACCAagtagaaataattaattcaaaaaatttttaaatcatttggTTCGGTTTTTATTGTCCAAACCGCACCAAACAGGTCGGTCTTCTTGAtccttcatttaatttaaaagtcttactaacaaacaattaatgaagaaAAGTGGGATCTAATTGTGCGCGCCGTATTGTAATACACTCGTTAATTACAACTTTACCACTGTCGGTGCGTGTCGTCATTTCATGGAGAGCAATGGTCACCAATTACATGACACCATGACTTTCATCACTTTCATCACCCGTACGGCCTAATCCGACCCTCCACGTAGCTCTTATTTCCGCGTGTCATCATCGAATCCCGTGTGCGCAATATACCCTCCGTATAGTTAAATAATCATCCTATCAATCAAAAAACCACGCTGCTTTTTGACAATCCCTCAATCGCACAGTCTGAAGAATCTACTAATTCCAGCTCACTCACAGCACATCTCATTTAGAAAGAGAGGGAAACAGAGAGATGTGTTCATCTCTGTTGCTTCTCTTGTCTGATTCGTCTCGAAGGTAAGTCAAGTTTGTTCCTTCGTTACTTGAAAGATCTCAAACCAGATCTAAAACCCTTGAAAGTTTCTTccttgttttagttttttaatcaGTTTTTTGCAATTTTCTTATCTGggtcattttgtttttagttgAAGTTACTAGATTTAGTTCAAAGTTGGAATTTTTGGTTCAGCGACAATGTTGGGTCGGTCTACACTGTCAAGAACTGCAAGTTTTAGGCCAGAAAACCTAGGCCAAAATGCACTAGCGATGATAGGCAATCTTTGCTTCACTATGTTTGTGCTAGGAGTGTTAATCTTCACTATTATTGCTGCCACATATGAACCTGAGGATCCACTCTTTCATCCATCGGCAAAGATCACCTCATTTTTAACATCACAATCGAATGCGACTTTTAAATCTGATGACACTGTTGTTAAAACCGGTGAGGATTTCATGGCCCTGAACCAAACTGTGGTTGCTACGTTTATTAATGCAACTGATGTGGAGTATAAGGAGGAGAGTGTAACAGAAACGGTGCCCAATTGTGAGGGAAATGTGGATAGTCCTATTGATTGTACTGACCCGGAAGTGTTTCATTTATTGATGAGTAAGGCAATAGATCAGTTTAAAGACATACACTTTTATCGTTTTGGAAAGGCAGTTCGTGGGGATAGTGATAATGCTTGTGATATGGCGTGGCGGTTTAGGCCTAAGGAAGGGAAGACAGCTGCCTTCTATAAGGATTACAGGAGGTTTACAATTACTAGGTCAGCGAATTGTACACTTAGCGTGGTGAGTATTGGGGATTACCACTCGGGTGTGAATGCTAGGaaaaagaggaagaggaaTCAGAAGCCTGGATTCGAGAAAATGCCAGTGAAGGATAATGCAGGTTTGCTGGTTGTTGGGGAAGCTGTTAATGATACTCTTCCTGTAATCGAGTCAGAGAATTCATTTAGCCGTGGGAGATACTTGATCTATATGGGTGGCGGAGACAGGTGCAAGAGTATGAATCATTTCTTGTGGAGCTTCTTGTGTGCTTTAGGTGAAGCACAGTACTTGAACCGAACATTGGTTATGGATTTGACAATATGTTTGAATTCAATGTATACTTCATCAAATCAAGATGAGGAAGGGAAAGATTTTAGGTTTTACTTTGATTTTGAGCATTTGAAGGAAGCAGCATCGGTTTTGGACAAGGAACAGTTTTGGTCTGATTGGAATAAGTGGCAGAAGAAAGATGGGTTGAATCTTTATCTTGTGGAGGATTTTCGCGTTACGCCAATGAAGCTTTCTGAGGTGAAAGATTCTTTGATTATGAGGAAGTTTGGATCTGTTGAGCCAGATAATTACTGGTACAGGGTCTGTGAAGGAGAAACCGAATCTGTTGTTCAAAGGCCATGGCATCTGCTCTGGAAGTCAAGAAGACTGTTGGATATAGTTTCTGCAATTGCATCAAGGTTGAATTGGGATTATGATGCAGTTCACGTTGAGAGAGGAGAGAAGGCTAGGAACAAAGAGCTCTGGCCAAATCTTGACGCAGATACTTCCCCTGATGCACTTATCTCAACTTTGGCAGACAAGATTGAAAACGGAAGGAATGTCTATATTGCAACTAATGAACCAGACACATCCTTCTTCAACCCTTTGAAAGACAAGTATTCCACCCATTTTCTTGATGAGTACAAGGATCTTTGGGATGAGAACAGCGAGTGGTATTCTGAAACAATGGGGCTTAACAAAGGAGCTGCAGTTGAGTTTGACGGCTACATGAGGGCATCAGTGGATACAGAAGTATTCTTGAGAGGGAAAAAGCAGATTGAAACTTTCAATGATCTCACTAACGACTGTAAGGATGGTATTAATACGTGCAATGCAGCTTCCAGTTAGTCCTTAAACCTTCTTATACATGAGGTTCGAAACTCCAGTGTTACTTCATTGGGGTATATCCACTTgtacttttatttgttatgtTGTTTTCTAGAAACTGCAAGCTTTGTTTCAtactttttgaaattgagtAGCAATATCACCGAGTTTTTATGAGTTGTGTTCGATTCAGTTTTTATATTCATCCAGACTCTTGTCAATGCACAATTTGCTCCCAACATTGCTTGTTCTTAATCAGATACCTAGCAAGATGgacttttttctttaactGAAGATCATAAATAATCTAATTGTTAATCATGGTTTATGTACTCACAGAATCAGAAGCAAAACGATAATACTGCCCACTACAAAAACTAGACAAAGTATTCATGGGAACTCAAATTGTGATTCCAAAATGACGCAAAGTTTTAAGGGGGCTACAGATGTTCGACattcttgtatttttatttttattttttcgttTCTAATTCCCACAATCATTATTTGggaaaggggaaaaaaaattaccgaAAACAAAATTGCTGGCCCAAGCACATGATGCCTAATCTTCAAGGTGTAGAGGAACTATATAGGTGAAATATACAGTTTCTGCTCATCCCCTTCTGGCTTGCTCTTTAAGATACATGGCTTCTGTATTATGGATGATCCACTTCTTGGCCACTAGCATGTCTCCGGGACTCTTGAGTATGTACCTTTGGAGAAAGGATCGAATATCTTTTCCCAAAAGTTTATCAACCAGTTCTGTAAATAGAGAATCAGGAAGCTGACCCATTTTTCGAATGCCCACCGTTCTCCTTCTCCTCTAATATAAACCTTCCTAAGAAAACAGGTAAATCTTTTTTactcttcatttttcaaatttcatttccTTCCCGATTTCAGCTTTTTGATAGGAACAAGAGTTACTTTTTTGCCCGACTTATTAGCTCTCGCCTCTGCCGATCGGAGCAAAGAAATAGCAACTTGATGCTGATTTTCACTTGCCTTGTCATCAGTATATGGTATCACTTCAAATGCTCCACGAGTGAAGCCCCTAGCCACCTGAGGTaatttagtttcaaattatcAGCAATCAGCATTGCAATATGTTAACTCAGTATATTTCCACTATGCCAAATCTTCTGTCAGCATTCTAtgatataagaaaatataaatttagctCATTTGTTGTACCTTCAAAAGAATCCAAGCTTTGAGGGAACTACTTAAGACTGCAAGTCTTGTCCTTTTCCCTGAAGTTAAATAGTTACACATGTGATGATCCACCCGCAGAATAAATCTTGGCCAGGACTTGGGATTTTCAGGGTCTGCTTTCTGCTCCATCATTGCCTAATACagaggaaaataaataaacatttattatttcaatacATAAAGATTAAAGGGTAGACTACTAATCACAACTCACAAGAAAATGGGAGAGAGTTACAAAACACAGCATGTCTTctgaaaatatatgtttatttggAGACATATCAATGGGATAAGTCAGTGAAGCTCTCAATCCCAGCTTCATAGGCATGTTTTCTATCAGGAGGACGGAAGCTACTCTACAGGAAAGTAATTGAGGAAAAGGATATCTATGAAATAGATTTTCAATCTTCCAACTTCAGATGCTTCCTCCTTTTTGGAATGTGTCTGATAAAGTAAAATGTACTTTGATTATAAGATTTACTTACAAGCAACCGACTAATTTCTTGCTCAATTTTTGAGAACGAGGTCTCTAAAGCTTCAACTCTCCCGGTACCCTGACAGCAAGTGCATGGTTCACTAATCATAAATGTAACACTGGGTCGAACCTGCCAAACACGATGCCATCTAGatgtaaaacaaaatcttgTGAATTCAACTAACAACACTAAATATTGTcataattcaaattcaaaatactttttgttacattttaaaTTGCAATGGTTGTCTATATATCAAAAGTTCTTGATGTCAATTGCAACAAGGCTTTAGCTGCATCTTTCCTTCATTAGCATTTCATCAGCCCCAGAAGATGCACAAAAGCTAAATAGCAAAGGGAAAATTGACCATTGGAAAACCATACCCTCTTCCTTGTTATTTCCATCAGTCCATGTCTAGACAGTTCAGAGACTTTCACCATTGACCGATCTCTCTCAACAGCTTTCTTGACTTCTTCATAGACCAATCTCTTATTTGCTGAAAAATATAGAGCCAAAAAAGAACATCAATGAGACATTACACAATTAGTATGGTAATCACTGCGACCATCCTAACTCTCATAAGTGCCCATTTCCTGTGTCATAATTTGATAAACACTCTCATTAAAGCTGATTACAAAGTTTTCTAGTCATTTATCATTCTGAATTGTCCTTTTGGGAAGAACTACAATAGGTTTTGGGTGAAATCAAGCAACATTGAGCCAGAATGTACAGGTGCCAGAACAAAATCCAGTTACTCagttacaaaattttctaaaagttGACATTGCAATCCAAACGTTCTCCATCCGCCATCCTGGCCACTCCAGGAcaggggggagagagagagggggagAGAAACCAACTTACAGTCATCAGCCATATCAATAAAATCTACAACAATGATGCCACCAATATCTCTTAGCCGTAACTCCCTTGCAATCTGAAACACAAATTTCAATTAACATGCTAGCACTACCAACATGGCCTATGCATAAAAAAGGTGATCACAATGAAGTGAATAACATACTTGTTTTGCAGCTGCCAGGTTGACATCTAGAATAGCCTTCTCTTTTGATGACCCATGACCAAACATCCCATGCCCTCCATTCACATCAATGGAGACTAAAGCCTCAGTTTGTTCAATCACCAGAGAACCTCCATTTGGAAGTGGGACCCTAGAAGGCAAGAAATGTAACTGGCATCATGAAAAACTCTTCAAAAGAGATTCTTATTGTATTTACAATTTCAGGATTTAATGTAGAATCTGGCCACTTAAAACAGCAACGGAACAGTGTCTACTGTTGACATAACATGACAACTCAGAGATAATTACTATCAACAATCCTCACCTTTTGCTAAGCATATTGTTGATTTCTTCTTcgatattaaatttatcaaagagGGGAATTCTCTTATCATATAACTCAACTCGATCACAAAGATCAGGAGCAATATCCTGAAGGTAACTGGTAACCTGAAATataacagaaaaaagaaattgattttgttaattttcatagaaaaataaatgagacaagaaatttactttaaaatctttagaactttttttttcttttcctcccTCTTTCCTCTCTGTTAACCTAATTACTTATTGCTTATAAAGTAGAGAAAAGCTaccaatttttcttttctttttcttttttttcctttttttttaatgacagTAAATGTCTGAAACTCTTATCAACACTTCTTCTCGGGTCTCGGCTCATAATGAAGATTGAAGAGGAATCAGACATATtaggccaaaaaaaaagaaaaaagggttTCCACTAACATGACATTTAGAATCCTTCTCACTAATCCTCCCAATGCTTGGCCAGGCCAGGCTTCCAATAAAACTACCAAGCATTTATATGTCTAATAAGATAACTACGGGGCATTTATATGTCTCTGTCTATGAGTTATTAGAATAACATGCTAAGTATTGCTCAGTCCCTCTAGAAAGGGACAAATACACACGTAAGCACAATCTTGCTTTTTCAGCACCACAATATCATTTGATATTCAGCTGGTGAAATACCTCATGATAAGTCCTCGGAGAGTCAACCACCATCTTCTTAACCTGAAGGTAAAATGCAGAAAAAGCATGACATTAGGAGATCACAATGTGTTAGACCCATGAAAACTTATGTTAGGCGCAAATATAAAGGGGCAGGGGCTGTTTAGTAATTTTAGGGGCAGAGGCAATTtagtaactttattattaattgggGTTCAGCtataaataagagattatgGAGTCATTTAGGGTTTATGTTGAATTTTATCTGGTATTAAGAACCATTAGGAGTTTTGGGAGAGATTGACCTACCTCTCGAATTGTATGTCAGGAttgattgtttgttttcttttgatttaatcaataaaagtcTGCCCTAAGTTAGCCCTAAGTCCTATCACAATGGGGTGGAAAATCATTACATGAAATTGTCATGATAAGAGAATATGGGGAGAGGCAAAGAAAAAGGTGAAATAGGACATAATATTTGTCTTTTAGTCACCTTCTCATTAAAATAATCCTGGACAATGGAAAGTGTTTGACCCATTGCCCTATGTAGCAGAATGGGAACAGCCCCCTCCACACCTTCATCTGCTGCAAGGGCAGCTGATTTAGCATGTTCCATTATGTTTTTCCAAGTTGAAAGCAAACCTTCCAAATCCTTCTGCAGTTCCTCTAACGAATGGCCAGCAGCAACAGTTCTTATGGTTAAACCAAAACCTTCAGGCTGCAAAGTTTTTGCAATGACTTTCAAGCGCGTTCGCTCAACACCAGTTATTTTTCTGGAGACACCAATTCGATCGCAGCTAGTAATTAATATCTGAAACCCAGGAAATTAGATCAGCAAAATTTAAGACAAAGATTAGCCAGCAACTGCGAGAGAGAGAATTTAGTAAGTAATACAGGTGCAACAGAAACCATACCCAGAACCTGCTTCTTAATTTTGGATAAGCAGTCAATGTAGGACCTTTTGTACCCAATCCCTCTTTCACAACTTGTACAATAACTTTGGTTCCCTTCTGAACTTGCAACCATGTTTTTTCATCAGGTGTATGCTTAGAATCTTTCGTACCTGGAGGATGAGATGTGTGAGAGTCATCAGGTACTTCTGATTTAGAGGAAAAGAAACCATTGCTTTCACCATCTAGATGGTGGTCTCCCTCTAAGAAGTCCTCAAAATCAGCTTCTGGTTCACCATCATCAATGATACTACCATTCACATTCTTAAGAACTTCTgaaacatcaaaatcatcaccatcatgTTCCTCATCATCGTTGTGCTCAAATTGTACTAAATCATCCTGAGAGTCAGCTTCTGCAACATCCTCAGTATTGTGTGATGTCGAGTCATTGTCATAGGTCACCGCATGCTCTTCAAGAGCTGCAGATGCAGAACCGTTAACTTCTTGTTTCTTTGTCCGACAACGAAATGGAGGGAATATGAATGGTTCCCTGTAATGTTTTATGTCCATGAGAGAAGGTCTAGAGTTTCCAATATTTACAAAAGCACCGCCCATATTCGGAACAAGTTTTGTGACTACCCCTAGATATACACTATCACACTGCACATTACTTTTAACTGGTTCGAGTAATAATTCAACCAGTTTCTCATCTTCCAATACAGCAATCCTTTGCATGGTACATATTGAAGAATTGATCAGTATAACAGTCGAAACAAAGTTATCCTTTGAAATTAAACTCCCTTTTTCAGGCAACAAGCTCTCAGTATCTTGAAATTTCTGATTATCACTATCCAATATCATCGCCTCATCTTTCTCATTATTACTTTTCTCTGGCATATCAGGCTTTACTGTATCTTCATATACAAGAAGGATTGGAGATGATTGGAATAACCAAGGTTCCTCA contains:
- the LOC102607608 gene encoding ribonuclease E/G-like protein, chloroplastic isoform X4; this translates as MAILMSPTEHENLWKVEVKIACGVNFKYNFFMKGETWSSGDIIWRGGPEFSLLVPFNQDRKILVRDSWMRFNTKNSPTHIWDSWIEETYIPVKSPISVPETDDEIVKHLESDSTESEPFWNDLTHADQLYSYDDGKTATHEVSNFDMALSERDQPIEEPWLFQSSPILLVYEDTVKPDMPEKSNNEKDEAMILDSDNQKFQDTESLLPEKGSLISKDNFVSTVILINSSICTMQRIAVLEDEKLVELLLEPVKSNVQCDSVYLGVVTKLVPNMGGAFVNIGNSRPSLMDIKHYREPFIFPPFRCRTKKQEVNGSASAALEEHAVTYDNDSTSHNTEDVAEADSQDDLVQFEHNDDEEHDGDDFDVSEVLKNVNGSIIDDGEPEADFEDFLEGDHHLDGESNGFFSSKSEVPDDSHTSHPPGTKDSKHTPDEKTWLQVQKGTKVIVQVVKEGLGTKGPTLTAYPKLRSRFWILITSCDRIGVSRKITGVERTRLKVIAKTLQPEGFGLTIRTVAAGHSLEELQKDLEGLLSTWKNIMEHAKSAALAADEGVEGAVPILLHRAMGQTLSIVQDYFNEKVKKMVVDSPRTYHEVTSYLQDIAPDLCDRVELYDKRIPLFDKFNIEEEINNMLSKRVPLPNGGSLVIEQTEALVSIDVNGGHGMFGHGSSKEKAILDVNLAAAKQIARELRLRDIGGIIVVDFIDMADDSNKRLVYEEVKKAVERDRSMVKVSELSRHGLMEITRKRVRPSVTFMISEPCTCCQGTGRVEALETSFSKIEQEISRLLAMMEQKADPENPKSWPRFILRVDHHMCNYLTSGKRTRLAVLSSSLKAWILLKVARGFTRGAFEVIPYTDDKASENQHQVAISLLRSAEARANKSGKKVTLVPIKKLKSGRK